The Gemmatimonadota bacterium genome segment GCACAGTTGCGGCGCATCATCATCGAGATGTACGCAGAATAACGGTTGGAACGGACGATGATAGACGCACCAGAGCCAGATAAGACAGCAGTGGTGTACGTCGCGGTTACGGCAGTGGGATAACTTCGAGGTTAATCATCGAACTTGCTTTCCTTAACGGTTACAATAGTACCCGGTGTAATGATCCATAATAGTCTATAATGGTCCGGCATGAACTGAATGGGTGGCACATTGAATCAGCACGAAGCTAAACCTTCACGAGTCTGGAAGGTAAGCGAGGCCAAGGCGCGGTTGTCCGAGATACTGCGCCTGTCGGAAGAAGAAGGCCCGCAACGCATCGGAACGCGCAGACCGTTCGTCGTGATTCCGGAACGTGTCTGGCGAGAGCGAAAGGAAGGTCCGCGGAAAGCGTTCGGTCAGTGGCTGTTGGAAAACATACCGCGCGGCACCAACCTGACCAAACCGGACCGCAGCACCAATCGCAAGACGCCATTCGCTGACGACGATGAATAATGAGCGGGTGCCTGCTGGACACCCATGTCGTTTCGGAACTGACGAGGGATGCTCAATGCGGTCGTCATACGGAACGACGGGCACTTCGATGGCCTCGGTGTCGATACCGTAAATCCGTGGAAGACGCCGTGACCAAGCTCACCGAAGTGGACGTCGAGCAGCTGCCCTCGGCTGGCTTTCCGACCACTGCAGGACCGTGACCCACGACCCCCAAATCACCCCCGACACCCCGAACATCGAGCTCGACACCTACGATCAGGTGGTGCAAAAGCAGCGGCTGTGAGACGCCCTCGCCGCATACAGCCCGCCCTACCCTCGTACGATATTTACTGTTCAGCAAATATACCGTTTTTCTTGAAGCATGTGTTGTCTCCTAAACAGGACAACAAAAGCCATCCCACCGGCTGACGTTTCTTACAAGAATCCCTCGTTTTTCCCTACTAATCTACTACACAACCCTGAGAACGCAGTCTGAACGGACAGCCAGCCTGGCGCAGACTGGCTGCAGCCGGGCTGCATCAGAATCCGTCGTTTCCGAATCGTTGAAAACGTGTGCGTGGCGCGTGCGTGACGCGTGCGTGACGCGACTGTGGAAGCGACTCGGTGGAAAGGAAACGTCATGAGTGTCGATATCGTACGAGGTACCAGCCAAAAGCCCGTGTCAAGCGAAGCCCTGGTGGAGGTGGTTTCACAGCAGTCCGCATGGTCGGGGCGCTTGTTCATCGGCTATCCGATTTACAGTACGTCCGAAGGACATCAGATGATTGACGCCCTGCTGGTTTCGGCTGATATGGGCGTGGTCGTTTTCGATCTTATCGAGGGGCGCGAAACGGGTGATTACGGGGCGCGGCAGGACGATTCGGCCAACAAGCTCGAAGCCCGGCTTAAAGTTCACCAGGCATTGATGCAGCGCCGGGACCTAATGGTTCCGATCCATACCATCTCATTCGCCCCCGCACTAAGCAACCCGGATTCACATCGTATCGGCGATTATCCGCTCGCGAACGCCTCTTCACTCAAACAGGAATTGAACCGGTTCACCTGGTCATGTCCCCATGGCCAGGATATGCAGGATATGTGCGATAGGGTGCTGTCGGTAATCGAGCACATTTCCACGGCTCGAAAAGGCGAATTAAGTCGGAGCGTAACAGAGGAGGATTCGCGAGGCGCAAAGCTGGAAAAACTCGAGAAATCGATCGCGACACTGGACAACATACAAAGTCAAACCGTCCTGGAAACGGCCGAAGGCGTACAGCGCATTCGCGGTCTGGCGGGTTCGGGCAAGACCATCGTACTGGCGCTGAAAGCGGCTAACCTCCATGCACAACATCCTGACTGGCGCATCGCAGTCACCTTCAATTCACGTTCCCTCAAGGATCATTTTCGTCGCCTGATCGACAGCTTCTTCATGGACCAAACCGGCGAAGAGCCTGATTGGGATAGGCTGCGTATCGTAAACGCCTGGGGTTCCTGGCGGGGTAAAGAACGCGAGGGGATCTATCATGAGTTCTGTCGTCTGCACGGCATGGCGTTTCTCGATTTCGGAAGGGCGCGCAGCAGATTCGGACCAGGCAGGGAGTTCGAAGGTGCGTGCGAATATGCCCTTTCCTATGCTCGTGAACTCGAACCGGTCTACGACGCGATATTCGTCGACGAGGCGCAGGATTTGCCGCCCATGTTTCTGAGACTTTGCTTCAAACTGCTCAAAGATCCCGGGAGACTGGTGTACGCCTATGACGAACTGCAGAGTCTTCGTGGCAGTTCCCTGCCTTCTCCGGAGGAGATCTTCGGGAAGAACGAGGATGGATCGCCCAAAGTGCGGTTTGACGACACCGGCCATCCCGCACCGCGGCGGGACATCATGCTGTCGAAATGTTACCGCAACTCGAAGCCGGTGTTGGCTACCGCTTTTGCCCTTGGATTCGGGATCTACCGGAAACCGGCCCATGTGACGGAAACCGGTCTTGTCCAGATGTTCGACCGGGCTCATATCTGGGAGGACATCGGCTACAGGGTGCGGGCCGGTGCACTGCGCGACGGCTCTGCAGTGACACTTGACCGTACAGAAGATACGAGTCCCGGATTCCTGGAAGACCATTCCGACCCCGATGACCTGGTCCGTTTTGTCACCTTCAGAAACGCAGATGAACAGACGGACTGGCTGACGGAGGCCATCGCCGAAAACCTCAATAAGGACGAACTGCGACACGACGACATCATGGTCATCAACCCCGATCCTCTTTCGACACGACTGACCGTCGAGCCGATACGCAGACGTTTGAAGGAATTGGGCATCCGATCCCATCTCGCCGGAGTAGACACGGATCCGAATACCTTCTTTCGACCGGGCAAAGCATCGGTGACCCTGACCGGAATCCACCGCGCCAAGGGCAACGAAGCCGGAATGGTCTATATCATCAATGCCCAGGACTGCCATTCAGCGGTTCGTAATCTGGCGAGCATACGTATTGGCCTGTTTACGGCGATAACGCGTAGCAAAGCGTGGGTTCGCGTGCTTGGTTTCGGCGAATCCATGGCCATGTTGAAAGCTGAGTATGAGAAACTGAAAGCGCGGCGTTTCGAGTTGCAGTTTACCTATCCGACTTCGGAGCAGCGGGAGCAACTGAGACTCATTCACAGGGATAGGACCACGGCAGATTTCAAACGCTTCAGGAACCGCGACAGGTATCTGGATGACCTTCTGTATGAGCTCGAGTCCGGCGAAGTGCAGATCGAAGACCTGGACGAGAAGACGATTGCCCGGTTCAGGAATGTGCTGATGTAATAGCGATATCGACCCGTTTACTCCCCGAAAGATCAGTGTGTATGACAGACCAGCGTGTATAGGAGACTATGGAATGAATACCGAACAAATCATCCCCCTCACAGCCTCCGGCGAGTCCGAGACGCTGGAGTTCAAGGAGACGACCGGAACTCGCCGGGAGGCGGCCAGGACAGTGTGTGCATTTCTGAATCAGGACGGCGGACAGGTGCTCTTCGGCGTGACGCGGGACGGAGGCGTCGTGGGTCAGCAGGTAGGCGAGCGCACAATCGAGGAGTTGAGCGCCGAGCTTCGGCAGATTGATCCTCCGGCGTTTCCGACCGTCGAGCGGGAACCTTTGGGTGGTGGCCGTGAAGTCATCGTGGTCAGTACAGGCCGGGGACCGACGAGGCCATACATCTACCGTGGCAACGCCTACCGACGGGTCGGAAACACCACGCTGGCGATGTCTCCGGACGAGTACAACCGGATGCTGTTCGAACGGATGCACAGCGAGCAGCGCTGGGAAAATCAGCCTGCCGCAGGATGGTCGATCAACGACCTCGACGTGGCGGAGATTCGACGGGTCGTCGCTGAGGGCGTTCGGCGCGGCCGCATGGATGAGCCACCGAGCAGGGAGCCGGCCGATCTGCTGCGAGGACTCGGTCTGCTACACGATGGCGTATTGCTTCGAGCCGCAACCGTGCTGTTCGGCAACGGCGATCGGCTGGAGGTAGATATGCCGCAATGCCTGCTTCGCGTGGCCCGCTTCCGGGGTACTGACAAGATGCAGTTTCTGGACAATCGCCAGTTCAACGGCAACGCCTTCACGCTCCTTGCGAACGCGGAACGTTTCCTGCGCGACAGCCTGCCGATCGCCGCTCGGTTCGAAGAAGATCGCTTCGACCGTATCGACGAACCGCTTTATCCA includes the following:
- a CDS encoding type II toxin-antitoxin system Phd/YefM family antitoxin; the protein is MGGTLNQHEAKPSRVWKVSEAKARLSEILRLSEEEGPQRIGTRRPFVVIPERVWRERKEGPRKAFGQWLLENIPRGTNLTKPDRSTNRKTPFADDDE
- a CDS encoding helicase, giving the protein MSVDIVRGTSQKPVSSEALVEVVSQQSAWSGRLFIGYPIYSTSEGHQMIDALLVSADMGVVVFDLIEGRETGDYGARQDDSANKLEARLKVHQALMQRRDLMVPIHTISFAPALSNPDSHRIGDYPLANASSLKQELNRFTWSCPHGQDMQDMCDRVLSVIEHISTARKGELSRSVTEEDSRGAKLEKLEKSIATLDNIQSQTVLETAEGVQRIRGLAGSGKTIVLALKAANLHAQHPDWRIAVTFNSRSLKDHFRRLIDSFFMDQTGEEPDWDRLRIVNAWGSWRGKEREGIYHEFCRLHGMAFLDFGRARSRFGPGREFEGACEYALSYARELEPVYDAIFVDEAQDLPPMFLRLCFKLLKDPGRLVYAYDELQSLRGSSLPSPEEIFGKNEDGSPKVRFDDTGHPAPRRDIMLSKCYRNSKPVLATAFALGFGIYRKPAHVTETGLVQMFDRAHIWEDIGYRVRAGALRDGSAVTLDRTEDTSPGFLEDHSDPDDLVRFVTFRNADEQTDWLTEAIAENLNKDELRHDDIMVINPDPLSTRLTVEPIRRRLKELGIRSHLAGVDTDPNTFFRPGKASVTLTGIHRAKGNEAGMVYIINAQDCHSAVRNLASIRIGLFTAITRSKAWVRVLGFGESMAMLKAEYEKLKARRFELQFTYPTSEQREQLRLIHRDRTTADFKRFRNRDRYLDDLLYELESGEVQIEDLDEKTIARFRNVLM
- a CDS encoding AAA family ATPase — translated: MNTEQIIPLTASGESETLEFKETTGTRREAARTVCAFLNQDGGQVLFGVTRDGGVVGQQVGERTIEELSAELRQIDPPAFPTVEREPLGGGREVIVVSTGRGPTRPYIYRGNAYRRVGNTTLAMSPDEYNRMLFERMHSEQRWENQPAAGWSINDLDVAEIRRVVAEGVRRGRMDEPPSREPADLLRGLGLLHDGVLLRAATVLFGNGDRLEVDMPQCLLRVARFRGTDKMQFLDNRQFNGNAFTLLANAERFLRDSLPIAARFEEDRFDRIDEPLYPPLATREALANALCHRGYSIGGGSIGVAIYDDRLEITSAGSLHFGLTPEKLFVPHESRPWNPLIARAFHRRGIIEEWGHGTLKMSDLTSAAGLPMLEIEDDGWCVTVRFRHGQYVPQRRGGKANFSERQEMILALLASTEDGLTRREIHARLGPSVSERQVRRALEELQNHGLVVSPGRGKSGRWKRA